One window of the Oceanicoccus sp. KOV_DT_Chl genome contains the following:
- a CDS encoding YaiI/YqxD family protein, which yields MHIWVDADACPNMIKDILYRAANRTETPLTLVANQHLVTPPSPFINTIQVSQGFDVADNYIAQQAQKGDIVVTADIPLAADIVANGAHGINPRGTLYTEQNIKQTLTMRNFMEEMRSTGQVSGGPPPLDAKDKQAFANTLDRLLAKAKRTP from the coding sequence ATGCATATCTGGGTTGATGCAGATGCCTGTCCCAACATGATAAAAGATATTCTTTATCGTGCCGCCAATCGCACTGAAACACCTTTAACGCTGGTCGCCAATCAGCACTTAGTCACGCCCCCCTCCCCCTTTATTAATACCATCCAGGTTTCACAGGGCTTTGATGTGGCCGACAACTATATCGCTCAACAAGCACAAAAAGGCGACATTGTAGTAACCGCCGACATCCCGTTAGCCGCAGACATTGTTGCCAACGGCGCCCACGGTATTAACCCCAGGGGCACGTTGTATACCGAGCAAAATATCAAACAAACATTAACGATGCGGAATTTTATGGAAGAAATGCGCAGCACAGGCCAAGTAAGTGGTGGCCCGCCGCCATTAGATGCCAAGGACAAACAAGCCTTTGCCAACACGCTGGACCGGTTGCTTGCGAAGGCAAAAAGAACGCCTTAA
- a CDS encoding Hsp20/alpha crystallin family protein, giving the protein MNTTQRSPFIDLDNFFNGYYQPRKSVAQNTSTKHFSPKVDVFENEDSYELVAELAGVNKENISVTINDSVLTIEADNSINQEAAADEKSAKKLLRKERFSGKFSRSFNLGQDINEAEINAEFKDGLLTLVVPKIKEALVQARRIDIH; this is encoded by the coding sequence ATGAACACTACTCAACGCAGCCCATTTATCGATTTGGATAACTTTTTCAATGGCTATTACCAGCCAAGGAAGTCAGTGGCACAAAACACCAGTACTAAACATTTCTCACCCAAGGTTGATGTTTTTGAAAACGAAGACAGCTATGAACTTGTTGCCGAACTAGCAGGCGTCAACAAAGAAAATATTAGCGTCACCATCAATGACTCGGTATTAACAATAGAGGCTGACAACAGCATCAATCAGGAAGCTGCGGCCGATGAAAAATCCGCAAAAAAACTGCTTCGAAAAGAGCGTTTCAGCGGTAAGTTTTCCCGCAGCTTTAACTTAGGCCAGGATATCAATGAAGCTGAAATTAACGCCGAGTTTAAAGATGGATTATTAACTCTAGTAGTGCCTAAAATTAAGGAAGCACTGGTGCAAGCCAGACGTATTGATATTCATTAA
- a CDS encoding carboxymuconolactone decarboxylase family protein, whose protein sequence is MNPLTIDTTETLSDKSVAILNELQAAIGFTPNIFTVVAQSPTVLEAFVNLNQSFAAGTLTSEEQQLILLIASTENDSGYCVAGHTSFAESLSISADLVYDARARQPMADERLNALNTVVRSLIKNKGHVSSKDLSEFYRVGYTQAQFLEVLLGISIKTISNFASLALNIPLDNQFKPFSWSCIHSVKKSAA, encoded by the coding sequence ATGAACCCACTTACTATTGATACTACTGAAACACTGAGTGACAAGTCCGTTGCCATTCTCAATGAGCTACAAGCAGCCATCGGTTTTACACCCAATATTTTTACTGTGGTGGCACAGTCACCGACGGTACTGGAGGCTTTCGTAAACTTAAACCAATCGTTTGCCGCCGGCACTTTGACTAGCGAAGAGCAGCAGTTGATTTTATTGATTGCGAGTACTGAAAATGATTCTGGCTACTGTGTTGCGGGTCATACTTCTTTCGCTGAATCGTTGAGTATATCGGCAGACCTTGTTTATGATGCTAGAGCCAGACAGCCGATGGCTGATGAGCGCCTCAACGCGCTAAATACGGTTGTGCGTAGTTTGATAAAAAATAAAGGGCATGTTTCCAGCAAGGATTTAAGCGAGTTCTATCGTGTGGGGTATACCCAGGCGCAGTTCCTTGAAGTGTTGTTGGGTATTAGTATTAAAACGATTAGCAACTTTGCCAGCCTGGCTCTCAATATTCCCCTTGATAATCAGTTCAAACCTTTTAGCTGGAGCTGTATTCATAGCGTTAAAAAAAGTGCGGCATAA
- the mtnA gene encoding S-methyl-5-thioribose-1-phosphate isomerase produces the protein MLVNGSPHTTIEYLPDQQCVQIIDQTLLPFNFATITLRSLEEFCHAISDMQVRGAPLIGATAAFGLALALRHDSSADHEQLAADKLLATRPTAVNLRWALERVRSAIQGVDTATKSARALEEAETIRLQDIATCEAIGNHGLSLFSQVAANKPVDAVINVLTHCNAGWLATVDWGTALAPIYKAHQAGIPVHVWVDETRPRNQGASLTAWELQQQGIAHTVISDNTGGHLMQHGLVDFCIVGSDRTTASGDVCNKIGTYLKALAAQDNAVPFYVALPTSTIDWTIDDGIKHIPIEQRSTREVTHITGLDQQGAVTEIQLVANSPAANYAFDVTPARLVSGLITEHGIYPPTKTA, from the coding sequence ATGTTAGTCAACGGCAGTCCCCACACCACCATCGAATATCTACCCGACCAACAGTGTGTGCAGATCATCGATCAAACCCTGCTGCCCTTTAATTTCGCAACAATCACCCTGCGCTCGCTGGAAGAATTTTGCCACGCCATTAGTGACATGCAGGTGCGCGGCGCGCCGTTAATCGGTGCCACCGCCGCCTTTGGTTTGGCGCTTGCACTACGCCACGACAGCAGCGCTGATCATGAGCAACTGGCCGCCGACAAACTCCTTGCAACGCGTCCCACCGCTGTCAATCTTCGCTGGGCCCTGGAACGCGTTCGCAGCGCCATCCAGGGGGTGGATACAGCGACAAAATCTGCTCGCGCCTTAGAGGAAGCAGAAACTATCCGGCTTCAGGATATCGCCACCTGCGAGGCTATCGGCAACCATGGCTTGAGTTTATTCAGCCAAGTGGCCGCCAATAAACCTGTCGATGCGGTAATCAATGTACTCACGCACTGCAACGCTGGCTGGCTGGCAACTGTTGACTGGGGTACGGCGTTAGCGCCGATATATAAAGCCCATCAAGCCGGCATTCCGGTACATGTATGGGTTGATGAAACCCGCCCCCGCAATCAGGGGGCCAGCCTCACCGCCTGGGAATTACAGCAACAAGGTATCGCTCATACTGTCATTAGCGATAATACCGGCGGGCATTTAATGCAGCACGGCCTGGTGGATTTTTGCATTGTCGGCAGTGATCGCACCACCGCCAGCGGCGATGTGTGCAATAAGATTGGTACCTATCTTAAAGCGCTAGCGGCGCAGGACAATGCCGTTCCTTTTTATGTGGCTTTACCCACGTCCACCATCGACTGGACCATTGATGACGGCATTAAACACATCCCCATTGAGCAGCGCAGCACCCGCGAAGTGACCCATATCACGGGGCTAGATCAGCAAGGGGCTGTCACCGAAATACAGTTAGTCGCCAACTCGCCCGCCGCCAACTATGCTTTTGATGTCACCCCGGCGCGTCTGGTCAGCGGATTAATTACCGAACACGGTATTTATCCGCCAACAAAAACAGCTTGA
- a CDS encoding class II aldolase/adducin family protein, whose protein sequence is MTNTNMNDDLPLRQQVIDHALQFASSGLSVGKSGNISVRCAQGFLITPTGMDYSALTPDDIVLLLPDGEPAPDQARQASSEWHFHCGLYQARTDINAIVHAHPTYCTALACSEKNIPAFHYMVAVAGGNDIPLAPYALFGTEELSRHAINALSERQACLLAHHGMIALGNNLNSAFNLAIEIESLAKQYCEVLKLGNAKLLSKQQMDEVIARFANYGQRT, encoded by the coding sequence ATGACCAACACTAATATGAACGACGATCTGCCTCTGCGGCAACAGGTTATAGACCACGCATTGCAATTTGCCAGCAGTGGCTTGTCGGTTGGGAAGTCTGGCAATATTAGCGTGCGCTGCGCACAAGGTTTTTTAATTACACCTACCGGCATGGATTACAGCGCACTCACCCCGGATGATATCGTGCTACTCCTACCAGACGGCGAGCCAGCACCTGATCAGGCGCGACAAGCTTCCAGTGAATGGCACTTCCACTGTGGTCTCTATCAAGCGCGCACAGATATCAATGCCATCGTTCACGCCCACCCGACTTACTGCACCGCACTGGCCTGTAGTGAAAAAAATATTCCCGCCTTTCATTATATGGTGGCTGTTGCTGGTGGTAACGATATTCCGCTAGCACCTTACGCGCTGTTTGGCACCGAGGAGTTATCCCGCCACGCGATCAACGCTTTAAGTGAGCGACAAGCCTGTCTATTAGCGCACCACGGTATGATCGCACTAGGCAATAACCTTAATAGCGCATTTAATTTAGCCATTGAAATAGAAAGTCTGGCGAAGCAATATTGCGAAGTATTAAAACTGGGGAATGCTAAACTGTTATCCAAACAGCAAATGGATGAAGTGATTGCCCGTTTTGCCAACTATGGACAACGGACTTAA
- a CDS encoding CvpA family protein, whose amino-acid sequence MAGSILIVVVLIFALRGFFLGVSGVIGRIIGIVLGYYVAYQFQSPLATLISTQLGLNLPILVLKIISGLLLFVGTLFLTGLAVNMTFKIIGNIIPPLKAFSDKQSTTGKTIGAALNAGVAVFISLLVIWGIDQFRPNPPDELVHNVANQLGSSLIGSINTEDWSIQKMTQFSSSGMDINTVTTMTQILNKSASTGSNSGNVSAPNNTLTTSGKSYSKGTATITSATNPSKTLSIETTREVIEQVLQDNPQATQQLLQSPQVQEMLNNPEFRETAMQEFQKNLNNGQFDPQQLQQLLNNPQLRELMDKLETR is encoded by the coding sequence ATGGCAGGCAGTATTTTAATCGTTGTCGTATTGATTTTTGCACTGCGTGGCTTTTTTCTTGGCGTTAGCGGGGTGATTGGCCGCATTATTGGTATCGTCCTTGGCTATTACGTTGCCTATCAATTTCAATCGCCACTGGCCACCCTCATTAGCACTCAGCTGGGTTTGAATTTACCCATCCTGGTATTAAAAATAATCAGTGGTCTATTGCTCTTTGTCGGCACTCTATTCCTTACTGGGCTAGCGGTGAATATGACATTTAAAATTATTGGGAACATTATCCCGCCGCTCAAAGCCTTCAGCGATAAACAGTCTACTACCGGTAAAACTATCGGTGCCGCTCTCAATGCCGGCGTGGCGGTTTTTATTTCGCTACTGGTTATATGGGGGATTGATCAATTCCGCCCTAATCCACCCGACGAACTGGTCCACAATGTCGCCAATCAATTAGGCAGCTCTTTAATTGGCTCGATCAACACTGAAGATTGGAGCATCCAAAAAATGACACAATTTTCCAGTAGCGGCATGGATATAAACACTGTCACTACGATGACGCAGATATTAAATAAAAGCGCCTCAACTGGCTCCAACTCTGGAAACGTCTCCGCGCCCAATAATACCTTAACCACTTCTGGCAAAAGTTATAGCAAAGGCACCGCCACCATCACCAGCGCCACCAATCCAAGCAAAACGCTATCCATTGAAACAACCAGAGAAGTGATTGAGCAAGTGCTGCAAGATAACCCGCAAGCAACTCAACAGTTATTACAAAGCCCGCAAGTGCAGGAAATGCTAAACAATCCGGAATTCCGCGAAACTGCAATGCAGGAATTTCAAAAAAACCTCAATAATGGCCAGTTTGATCCTCAACAATTACAACAATTATTGAACAATCCGCAACTACGCGAATTAATGGATAAACTGGAAACCCGTTAG